The Leptospira bourretii genomic sequence GTATTACCAAGGTTTTATTATCACAATGGCAATTCAGGATATGTTGTCGGTGGAAAAATTGGTGATCTTTATCTCAAAGAAGTTGTTTACCACCAAGGGAAAACTCCTTCAATCAATCGAGGAATTCCTATTGTCACTCGCGAAGCATTTTCATGGCGTCTCACAGGAAAAGATGAATTTATTGCCACCAATCAGAACGATCCCAACCAACCGATGAAATGGAAGGTTTCCGGTAAAAAGGAACATTTTCCATTCTTTATCGAAAGACTTTGGGGTGTGGCCGGAGACAAAATTATCTACGAAAGTAAACGCGGGGAACTTGTGTTGGACGATCTTAATTTTTCAGCAGAAGATTGGATGATTTACGATTATTTTAAAAAAGTGAGAAAAATGAATGATGGCTAAGCCGCCTGTTCTTTTTCCTTTTTAGCAGAAAAAATATCACAAGTTTTGTAAGTATCTGTGATGCAATGGGCAGTCAGTCTTTCCAAATCCTCTGTTTGTAAACGATCTTTGGCACTAGGACAAATAGAGAGTCCTTTCGTATACAAAGGGCATTTTACATAAAATTCATTTTCAGGAAGGGACTTCTGTGCCATAACTCTGAAAATTTTTTGGGGAAAGGAATCCCCTGTCAAATCGATTTTAGTGCCGATCCCAAAATTAAAGGTTCAAAAAATGAGTGTACCACCCAAAAATTAAAAGTACAAATTTAAGATCGTTGGCGTTTCTACCGATCCCACCTGATCTTCATTGGAAAAGTCGCGAAGATTAAACGTTTTCCCATTCCAATTTTTTCCATATAACTGCCCACCAAGAAACACTTGTACAAGGTCTTGTGCCTTAGTTGATTTTATGTATTTTGCCAAACCTTCCTGTTTCCATACATTAGAATCTTCTAAATTATAAGATTGCCATTTCATATCGGGATAAGAGGAGGAAGGTGAAATCAAACCATCAATGGGTTTTCCTACTAGTCGGTTATAAAGATTTGCATCAAACACTTCTTGCCCAATGAAGATTGCAACCTTCCAACCTGGAACAACCCAAACGCGATCTTGTTTAACTTCGCCAGGAGAAAGAATAGTTGATTCTTCTTCCGTTAATAAAGTTTTTTTAACAAGAGGTTCCATTAATTTTCCATCAGCGGAAAAAGGAATGGCTACATTATAAAGTGGCCCTTTGGAATCGAGAACAAGACTACCCTTTACAATCTTTGGGTTTGGTAAAATGATCGTACCAGCTAAGATAGGAACATTGTACTGTTTCGCTAATTCAGAAAAAGTTCGAACATAAACTTCAGCCATTTTTTCGGCTTTTAAATAAAATAAATCAGAACTTGAAAAATTTTCCCCTTTTGTTTTCAAAGCCAAATCAAAAGAGTCTGCATTTAAAAATCTGGATTTTTCATCTAAAAACACTAATCCTGTACCAGTATGTTCAGGAAGAATCACAATCGTCTTACGATCAAAAATTCCAGAAGATTTACCCTTGTTCAATGTTTCGTCAATTCGTTCACGCCACCATTCTTCTTTTACAAAGTCTTCCGGTTTTAGAACCAGTTGAATTCCTACTAGGTTCCCGTACTTTCTATCAACACCATTGGTTTGAAGATTCACATCGGTCCAAGTTTTAACAGGTTTTGAAATTTCTTCATCTGCTTCAGGTTTGCTAAAATTAAAATCGAATTTAAAATCAAAACTTAAGTCTGGAGTAGGTATATCAAATTTAGGTAAGGCTGTTTGATCATCTTTTAGAATGGATGCTGAGAAAAAACCAAAACCAAATAAAACGATAAAAATGAGAATTTTGTATGGGGGAACATATAAATTATGCATATTTTTTTAAATAAAGTTGGACTGCATCCAACATATACTCCGAAAAAAGATTGGAAGGATTAAACTTTGTTATATCAACCCAGTCCATATAGTCATGTTCATCAGATAACTGAATTTTTCCTTCCAATAGTTTGGCAGAATAGGCAATGATGACACAAGGGAAATTTCCTTCATTTACCCTATGTTTATGTATAAAAATGGGTTCAGGATTTACATCAATTTTAATTTGATCGCCTAATTCTTCATTTATTTCTCGAAATATACTTTCGGTCCAATCCGAAAAAAATTCATCTTCGTTCATACGACCACCAGGTAAATCTCCATGGCCAGACTTTCTATCGCGCAGAACTAATAATTGGTTTCCATCTCGAAGAAACAACTTTTGAGTAATTTGAAAAAAACCGTGGTTGCTCACAAAAACTTTCCCCAAACATTAATTTGGTGATCGACTGCATATAAATCTGGATTCGGAAGATTCTTAGATTTATAATAATTAACCATTCCTAAAGAAACACTAGCAAGTTGCGAAATGATCGGATCCATTGATTCTGTTGGAACACCAAAAAACAAAAAATTCACTGGACTTCCATCGCTAATCAGAAAAACTTCTTTCTCAATTTGTTTTTTATTTATTCTAAAAATAATTTTAGATCCTAAGTCCATTTGTGTTTGTGGATCCAGAATCCTTCCAAAAGAAATCACAAGATCCTCACCACCTAACTTTGGATTATCGGATAAATTCAACTCATTGATCCATTTAATAAAATCTGAAAACTCTACTGTTTTTGTGGAACCAGAAGCAATGAACAATTGTTTGTGTTTACTAGTTAAAATCCAAGATTCCCAAGTTTTTGGCAAAATAATGGATTCACCAGTAACACCGATGATCAAATCAATTTCTGCAAATTCAGAATCAGATACATTGGCAAAATTTGTTTTACTGAATCTAGATTCAGACTCGAACTTTCGATCTACTTCTAAAATGTCCAAATTGGTTTCATGAAGAAATCCACCGATTAGGTACTGTTTTAAAAAACCCCCAATGTTTCCTTTGGATCCAAGTAATAGAATTTTTCTTTTGGATAAGACCTTACCAATTCCATGCAGAGTATTATCCAATGCATTCAGAATAGAACGAGCCACTTCTTTAGATTCTTCCTTGGTTTTTTCATTCGAAATGGCAATGGAAAAAGAAGGTAAAAATAAGTTGGATCTTTCGACCTTCACTTTCACCAAACGATCATATCCGTTTCGCGTATGTTCAACAGTTCCGATCACTGTAGTTTTTAAAATTTCTGCAAATGGCCTTTCTCGTATGGATCGATCTTTGGTTTCTACCCAAAATTCATCTAGTACATCGCCAAATGAAAGCCCATCTAATGCACGCTCATTTAACACAGGCGCAACATAACCACCATCTTCAATTAAAATTATCTTTTCATTTTTCTCAATTAAGCCTAATAACTTGTTTAAAAAAAGAAAAACTGCCAACTGCCTCATCGCATCAAAAAAACCAAGTTTCGCATCTTCTAATTTATGGCGAAATGTTGAATGGGTTTCAAAGTCACTATACAACGGAGAAACTCCATAATACGGAGTATTGTTTTTTGTGAGTTTAAATTCCAAACCTGCCATAAAGAACGTTTCTGTCGGAATATCCAATAGAATATCTAAATATACTGGAGGAATATTTCCACCGTACTTTACAAAGGCGACATCTAACGAACGAACTTTTAGCCT encodes the following:
- a CDS encoding NUDIX domain-containing protein — its product is MSNHGFFQITQKLFLRDGNQLLVLRDRKSGHGDLPGGRMNEDEFFSDWTESIFREINEELGDQIKIDVNPEPIFIHKHRVNEGNFPCVIIAYSAKLLEGKIQLSDEHDYMDWVDITKFNPSNLFSEYMLDAVQLYLKKYA
- a CDS encoding hydrolase, carbon-nitrogen family protein, with product MHNLYVPPYKILIFIVLFGFGFFSASILKDDQTALPKFDIPTPDLSFDFKFDFNFSKPEADEEISKPVKTWTDVNLQTNGVDRKYGNLVGIQLVLKPEDFVKEEWWRERIDETLNKGKSSGIFDRKTIVILPEHTGTGLVFLDEKSRFLNADSFDLALKTKGENFSSSDLFYLKAEKMAEVYVRTFSELAKQYNVPILAGTIILPNPKIVKGSLVLDSKGPLYNVAIPFSADGKLMEPLVKKTLLTEEESTILSPGEVKQDRVWVVPGWKVAIFIGQEVFDANLYNRLVGKPIDGLISPSSSYPDMKWQSYNLEDSNVWKQEGLAKYIKSTKAQDLVQVFLGGQLYGKNWNGKTFNLRDFSNEDQVGSVETPTILNLYF